From the genome of Papaver somniferum cultivar HN1 chromosome 2, ASM357369v1, whole genome shotgun sequence, one region includes:
- the LOC113348008 gene encoding protein NRT1/ PTR FAMILY 5.10-like — translation MGVSSGSAIEEQNEEPLLITPTSDTVQDTVVNYKGETVNLSTENKYGGWKSASHIIASEVGETIAYYGISSNLITYLTGPPLNQSTVAAATNINTWSGFVWMLPLLGGFLADSYFGRFHTILFSSLIYILGLGLLTLSVALPSLISQHECIHSSDTTTTENSCMPVSLQVFFFFSSLYLVAIGKAGFKPCAQAFAADQFDVRNLKECASKSSFFNWWFFGQCVGSSISFLILTYIQENINWTLGFGIPCIFMAIALLLFLLGTKSYRFSVKQDKENPLLGILRVFSRAAKNWRTNSSQAATGGTPHDKIPAGAHHLKFLDKALIDMPIDQVHSTEHSIRCSIDQVEDAKVLLRLVPIWITCLMYAVVISQTTTFFIKQGNTMDRSIGPDIHIPAASLLTVMSLSVIFLIPIYDRIFVPLARSVTSLPSGITMLQRIGVGMFLSMVTMVVAAVVEKKRLQIALDSGLIDMPKETIPLSLWWLAPQYLLIGVTEIFTIVGMQEFFYDQVPNGLRSMGIAFYLSIIGIGDFLSGFLIYVIEKVTNASGQSSWFSDNLNRAHLDYFYWLLVGLSAANLIAYLYFSKSHLYNKL, via the exons ATGGGTGTTTCATCAGgttctgccattgaagaacagaaCGAAGAACCTTTACTCATCACCCCAACAAGTGATACTGTTCAAGATACGGTGGTGAATTACAAAGGAGAGACGGTGAATTTAAGTACAGAAAACAAATATGGTGGATGGAAATCAGCATCACATATAATTGCATCTGAAGTCGGAGAGACAATTGCTTACTAtggaatttcatcaaatctgattaCATATTTAACTGGTCCACCACTGAATCaatcaacagtagcagcagcaactaATATCAATACTTGGTCTGGATTTGTTTGGATGCTTCCTCTTCTTGGTGGATTTCTTGCTGATTCTTACTTTGGGAGATTTCATACCATCTTATTCTCTTCTCTAATCTATATCCTG GGGCTTGGATTGTTAACTTTATCAGTTGCGCTCCCTTCTCTTATAAGTCAACATGAATGTATTCACAGTAGTGATACGACAACTACAGAGAATTCTTGTATGCCTGTTTCTTTGcaagttttcttctttttctcttctttatacTTAGTAGCGATTGGGAAGGCTGGATTTAAACCTTGTGCACAAGCTTTTGCTGCAGACCAATTTGATGTGAGAAATCTGAAGGAATGCGCATCAAAAAGCTCATTTTTCAATTGGTGGTTTTTTGGGCAATGTGTTGGTAGTAGCATTTCTTTCTTGATCTTAACTTACATTCAAGAAAACATAAATTGGACTCTTGGATTTggaattccatgcattttcatggcaatagcacttcttcttttCTTGCTTGGAACTAAAAGTTATCGTTTTAGTGTGAAGCAAGATAAAGAAAACCCATTACTGGGAATACTTCGGGTATTTTCCAGGGCCGCAAAAAACTGGAGAACCAACTCATCTCAAGCTGCTACCGGCGGAACACCCCATGATAAGATTCCCGCTGGTGCTCACCATTTAAA GTTCTTAGACAAAGCATTGATTGACATGCCGATTGACCAGGTTCATTCAACTGAGCATAGTATAAGATGTAGCATTGATCAGGTTGAAGATGCAAAGGTCTTACTTCGTTTGGTCCCTATATGGATTACATGTTTGATGTATGCAGTTGTAATTTCTCAAACCACAACCTTCTTCATTAAACAAGGCAATACCATGGACAGATCAATAGGACCAGATATTCATATACCAGCTGCGTCACTTTTAACAGTTATGTCTTTATCTGTGATTTTCTTAATTCCCATCTATGATCGCATTTTTGTTCCTCTGGCACGCTCAGTGACTAGTTTACCCAGTGGCATAACAATGCTTCAGAGAATTGGTGTCGGGATGTTTCTGTCTATGGTAACAATGGTTGTCGCGGCTGTAGTCGAGAAGAAAAGACTTCAAATAGCTCTTGATTCTGGATTAATTGACATGCCGAAAGAGACAATTCCTTTAAGTTTATGGTGGTTAGCTCCTCAATATTTGCTGATTGGTGTCACTGAGATTTTCACCATTGTTGGTATGCAAGAATTCTTTTATGATCAGGTTCCAAATGGGTTAAGAAGTATGGGTATCGCGTTTTACCTTAGCATCATCGGCATTGGAGATTTCCTGAGCGGGTTTCTTATCTATGTCATTGAAAAGGTTACTAATGCTAGCGGGCAATCTAGTTGGTTTTCTGACAACCTTAATCGAGCACATCTTGACTACTTCTACTGGCTTCTTGTTGGGCTTAGTGCAGCAAACTTGATTGCATACTTATACTTCTCAAAATCTCATCTGTATAACAAACTATGA